The Branchiostoma floridae strain S238N-H82 chromosome 8, Bfl_VNyyK, whole genome shotgun sequence genome has a segment encoding these proteins:
- the LOC118421405 gene encoding UDP-glucuronosyltransferase 2C1-like has translation MIWSPNDIIFLLSLCFVLQLQVSCNTTKQAANILIVSQTPHSTWLTLRAAGRALSARGHSVTVLMPNDVLQHLHSTPTEDKLTYEGAQCTPGMLEAGLAFQNHYWEVGYDNTLQALEDLVNAASKSCEALLHHLETKTTEAEKYNMVLWSPAELPCGAVLARYLEIPSAVIYIPTFSFLHSAGNPLPVAYYPISPSGFTSEMTFMQRVQNTLFYLVSKYVHHHRLFSPFDYTVHKYISNDTSTEEIVADTDLWLSLADFTLEFTRPTMPNVVNVAAFNLAEPKPLSQDLEDFMQSSGDPGVILFSLGSITASMPDRIAQIFLEVFARLPQKVIWKMGSDSDRDSQNFPPNVKAMKWVPQNDLLAHKKMKLFINHGGTNGIYESVYHGVPMVLVTLPISSELRDNTARAVYHGYGVQLDITTMTTEKLLHTIQHVLSTDSYKANVERAGRIMSDQPVPPLNLTMWWIEHVIKHDGLPHLRTRANKMPFYQYFLLDVMAFCVSTLAAVLGASVCACRLMYRKIKEKQQKERDKKNK, from the exons ATGATTTGGTCCCCAAATGACATAATTTTCCTGCTCTCTTTGTGTTTTGTTCTACAATTGCAAGTATCTtgcaatacaacaaaacaagcCGCGAACATTCTTATCGTGAGTCAGACACCACACAGCACCTGGTTAACCCTTCGGGCTGCAGGGCGTGCGTTATCTGCTAGAGGGCACTCCGTCACGGTCTTGATGCCCAATGACGTACTCCAACACCTGCACAGCACACCGACTGAGGACAAGCTAACGTATGAAGGAGCTCAGTGTACCCCCGGAATGTTAGAAGCAGGCCTTGCATTTCAAAATCATTACTGGGAGGTTGGATACGACAACACGTTACAGGCGTTGGAAGACCTCGTCAACGCAGCCAGCAAAAGTTGCGAAGCCTTGCTACATCACTTAGAGACAAAAACTACCGAGGCCGAGAAGTACAACATGGTGCTATGGAGTCCCGCTGAGCTTCCATGCGGAGCAGTTTTGGCGCGGTATCTTGAAATACCGTCCGCTGTAATCTACATCCCGACCTTTTCTTTTCTGCACAGCGCAGGCAACCCTTTGCCTGTAGCTTACTATCCGATCTCACCCAGTGGTTTTACGTCAGAAATGACATTTATGCAGAGAGTGCAAAACACTCTCTTCTACCTTGTCTCAAAATACGTTCACCACCACAGACTATTTTCCCCTTTTGACTACACCGTGCACAAGTACATTTCTAACGACACTAGCACGGAAGAGATCGTAGCCGATACCGATCTTTGGTTGTCCCTTGCGGACTTCACTTTGGAGTTTACTCgtccgaccatgccaaacgtCGTCAATGTGGCAGCTTTTAATTTGGCCGAGCCGAAACCCCTGTCACAG GACCTGGAAGATTTCATGCAATCATCTGGAGATCCGGGAGTGATTTTATTCAGTTTGGGCTCCATAACAGCGTCCATGCCTGATAGAATCGCACAAATCTTCCTGGAAGTCTTCGCAAGACTGCCACAGAAGGTTATCTGGAAAATGGGCTCAGATAGTGACCGTGACAGTCAGAACTTTCCTCCCAACGTCAAAGCGATGAAATGGGTACCGCAAAACGACCTGCTGG CACACAAGAAGATGAAGCTCTTCATCAACCACGGCGGGACCAATGGCATATACGAGTCCGTGTACCACGGCGTGCCCATGGTACTCGTGACACTCCCGATCTCATCTGAACTTCGCGACAACACCGCTAGGGCTGTGTACCACGGTTACGGCGTTCAACTGGACATCACTACCATGACAACAGAGAAGCTGCTACATACAATTCAGCACGTCTTGTCAACAGACAG TTACAAAGCGAACGTGGAGCGTGCCGGGAGAATCATGTCGGACCAGCCGGTACCACCCCTAAACCTCACCATGTGGTGGATAGAACACGTCATCAAGCATGACGGACTGCCACACCTGCGCACGCGCGCTAACAAGATGCCCTTCTACCAATACTTTCTTCTTGACGTCATGGCTTTCTGTGTATCGACCCTAGCCGCCGTGTTGGGTGCGTCGGTGTGTGCTTGTCGCCTGATGTACagaaagataaaagaaaagcaacaaaaagaaagggacaagaaaaacaagtga